From Opitutaceae bacterium, the proteins below share one genomic window:
- a CDS encoding endo-1,4-beta-xylanase, producing the protein MIDQVKISLPGRGGQRSLFLFTSLVAVLAARSETNLLLEYGGFENVEPGASFITPPDIIDAETFQGWRLFNVDSGNVVFEASITDHASAGSQAIRLKVNNTNQSGSLALDQWDLPSRAAASFRKNYLVSFDGALVEGATTNNLHLVIHEFDANGDILQAGSETYFSVESSEFATKLYAFSPVNPSTGMVSLSFGPMRNVSGSATIDLDNISIVELPPVVNGDFELFDKETAGGSGVFGDVSSIVGWRLFSVGETPIESLVTTVVDSADYTGGGSEGKALRIDINNTGTPVGQDYGLDKDNFRTPVSPGDKFVLGFDAALLEDSEGSFLLAVSVAEFDGEGGFNGIATGFNHALPLDQSFHRYEFFIEITDPTAAQAMIAFRPTTTGASSLVLDNVELTPFSEKPGYQPGDLSARQSELTVALRSLEGAPLQGTASVKVEMLNHAFRFGTSVAAYKLDPDNASYDEWTATEVDKYFNSVTFENIMTWAFYEGIGPERLLKAVEAARNHRGFGSADRMRVRGHTTVWGARYQVPLDVQNSDDGPFIHDRIINHVSDYHNTFRKSGVKVFNLYNNPFYQTNLLMAKIVPGLDLTAQAAEIAQWSNAAKEADPNAILFVEETNMLNFWNEDDADIIRYKALIDGIRDAGGQIDGIGVQAHIDRMITKAQITRRLDILAAPMAPTANHPEGLPGLRIEVTGFDLNIGNWKASPEEQAFVAANVLECAFEHPSVDGITMWGMNDFNHWRRNSVLFDDLDNTSGDRIEPVIKPSGQVWIDHVLTDWWTNVSGESDSSGIFVTPVFKGKHRITVTYEGVTKEYIATITHDETVAASFKTAVQDTSSFEEWEESISWAQAGDSDRAADPDGDGKSNFEEYARGSNPLGQDPSAEDFIQLDSDGNLNFHFSQRTSGGDITRAIEYSPDLSVWFSYPDEVLSSPAPALDFVMVDEGEGIAHMKVQVGPTGFYRLVLSPSTP; encoded by the coding sequence ATGATTGATCAGGTCAAGATTTCATTGCCGGGACGCGGTGGTCAACGATCGCTTTTTCTCTTCACTTCTCTAGTCGCAGTCCTTGCCGCACGTTCTGAAACGAATCTCCTGCTGGAATACGGCGGATTTGAGAACGTTGAGCCGGGAGCTAGCTTTATCACGCCGCCCGACATTATCGATGCGGAGACCTTTCAAGGCTGGAGGCTCTTTAACGTTGATTCGGGTAATGTGGTGTTCGAGGCATCCATAACGGATCACGCTTCGGCTGGCAGTCAGGCCATACGACTCAAGGTGAACAACACGAACCAATCAGGCAGTCTTGCCCTCGACCAATGGGATTTGCCATCTCGAGCTGCCGCGAGCTTTCGGAAGAATTACCTGGTTTCCTTCGACGGCGCTCTGGTGGAAGGTGCAACCACCAACAATCTTCACTTGGTCATTCACGAATTCGACGCGAATGGAGATATCCTCCAGGCTGGATCGGAAACGTATTTTTCTGTCGAATCATCGGAATTTGCGACGAAGTTGTATGCCTTCAGCCCTGTAAATCCGAGCACAGGCATGGTCAGTTTGTCGTTCGGGCCGATGAGAAATGTTTCCGGTTCTGCAACGATCGACCTCGACAATATCAGCATTGTCGAATTGCCCCCGGTTGTAAATGGGGACTTTGAATTGTTCGACAAGGAAACGGCGGGTGGTTCAGGGGTTTTTGGCGATGTATCATCCATCGTCGGATGGCGACTCTTCAGCGTAGGAGAAACTCCGATCGAGAGTCTGGTCACCACGGTTGTCGATTCCGCCGATTATACGGGAGGCGGATCCGAGGGGAAAGCCCTTCGTATCGATATAAACAATACAGGAACGCCCGTAGGTCAGGACTACGGCCTGGACAAGGACAACTTCAGGACGCCGGTCTCTCCCGGTGACAAGTTTGTCCTTGGTTTCGATGCGGCCCTGCTTGAGGATTCAGAAGGATCGTTTCTCCTGGCTGTGAGCGTGGCGGAGTTTGATGGTGAGGGAGGGTTCAATGGAATTGCGACAGGATTCAATCATGCGCTTCCTCTCGATCAGAGTTTCCATAGGTATGAGTTCTTTATCGAGATCACCGATCCAACGGCCGCTCAAGCAATGATCGCCTTTCGCCCAACCACGACCGGCGCAAGCAGTCTCGTTCTTGACAATGTGGAATTGACACCCTTTTCGGAAAAGCCCGGCTATCAACCGGGTGATCTCAGTGCTCGCCAGAGCGAACTCACCGTGGCCCTCAGGTCTCTGGAAGGGGCGCCTCTCCAAGGGACGGCCAGCGTAAAGGTGGAGATGCTCAATCATGCCTTTCGGTTCGGCACCTCGGTTGCGGCATACAAACTGGATCCCGATAATGCGAGTTACGATGAGTGGACTGCCACCGAAGTCGACAAATACTTCAATTCGGTCACCTTTGAAAACATCATGACCTGGGCCTTTTACGAAGGTATAGGTCCGGAGCGCCTTCTGAAGGCTGTTGAGGCCGCCCGGAACCACAGAGGCTTTGGCAGTGCTGATCGGATGCGGGTTCGCGGACACACCACCGTCTGGGGCGCCCGATACCAAGTGCCCCTGGACGTGCAGAATTCAGACGATGGCCCCTTTATCCACGACCGTATTATCAACCATGTTTCAGACTACCACAACACGTTCAGGAAATCCGGAGTGAAGGTGTTCAACCTTTACAATAATCCGTTCTATCAGACCAATCTGCTCATGGCGAAGATTGTTCCGGGGCTGGACTTGACTGCCCAAGCCGCGGAGATCGCCCAATGGTCCAACGCAGCCAAGGAGGCGGATCCGAATGCAATCCTCTTTGTGGAAGAGACCAATATGCTGAACTTCTGGAATGAAGATGATGCCGACATAATACGATACAAGGCCCTGATAGACGGCATTCGCGATGCAGGTGGGCAGATCGATGGTATCGGGGTGCAGGCCCACATCGATCGCATGATCACCAAAGCACAGATTACTCGCCGACTGGATATTCTGGCTGCTCCGATGGCACCTACGGCGAATCACCCTGAGGGTCTCCCGGGCTTGCGAATCGAAGTGACGGGTTTCGATCTCAATATAGGAAACTGGAAAGCGTCTCCGGAAGAACAGGCATTCGTCGCTGCCAATGTGCTCGAATGCGCTTTTGAGCATCCATCGGTCGACGGAATCACCATGTGGGGCATGAACGATTTCAACCATTGGCGCAGAAATTCTGTCCTGTTTGACGACCTTGATAATACCAGCGGCGATCGCATTGAACCTGTGATCAAGCCCAGCGGCCAGGTCTGGATAGATCACGTCCTGACCGATTGGTGGACGAACGTAAGCGGCGAGAGCGACAGTTCCGGCATCTTTGTGACACCCGTGTTCAAAGGAAAGCACAGGATCACCGTTACATACGAGGGCGTCACCAAAGAGTATATAGCGACCATTACGCATGATGAAACGGTGGCGGCATCGTTCAAGACCGCGGTGCAGGATACTTCCAGTTTCGAGGAGTGGGAGGAATCTATCTCATGGGCCCAGGCCGGCGACAGCGACAGGGCTGCGGATCCCGACGGGGACGGCAAAAGCAATTTCGAAGAGTACGCCAGAGGTTCCAACCCGCTGGGCCAGGACCCCTCCGCGGAGGACTTTATTCAGCTTGATTCCGACGGAAACTTGAATTTCCACTTTTCTCAACGAACCAGCGGCGGAGATATCACGCGAGCCATTGAGTATTCACCCGATTTGTCTGTCTGGTTTTCCTACCCGGATGAAGTTCTCTCTTCCCCCGCACCGGCGCTTGATTTCGTCATGGTCGACGAAGGTGAGGGTATTGCACACATGAAAGTGCAAGTAGGGCCCACGGGATTCTACAGACTGGTGTTAAGCCCTTCGACGCCGTAG
- a CDS encoding serine protease, with product MTAAPSDGTADADDACHPRPPGHSRVGVETQPLSSVRGGRRALVGLLALLTGVCALAGPEPAVSIRTPVAEPIIGGGPAAPGEFPWMVALIDRGSTLNSERQFCGGVLIGPTWVLTAAHCVDSIPLNGFLVALGETNLNASPRLARAKLVFVHPDHHHRVSLGADIALIQLSVPVDDIGPLTLRRPEDPPVLPGTGTILGWGRTTTDPEDQTRTAHLQVVDVPIHPLDSAILVEAGLDDLPPGYIPVGGFDPPADSAQGDSGGPLLIRDGETGDWLLAGIDSYGGRPTSDSRNGLSVYTDVAHHAGWIEGITGSAPSAPRVEVDGFPFLGDQLATTEATPPSFRLWPFAPGCLQEIEFSDDLRDWHRFSFAMRDAPDYRFEADGGIIVDPARLFNLSGRVFVRDTRNPASAVRTGAFPLRPHVVTRGTSRSTAASLGQNQVTYRLAGFEAGRPYIISWNEPDIQSSNIRFQVETKGLLKDIPSVIGETLEAQIAFLAEAGSGYWLTVSGLNPHQDQEFSLYAREDTAIGVVVDAWQNGSLEASDTPRAGADVVMDVFRFTGLTPGEYRIELYSEFDAEMEVVDRRTGGRRGYFDEEVGGKTESFIADWLDLAESDFRIRNFDAGVYGAYRFRITPQSNTDTVDVGSDRQRAVTGRDASVSDDRGRVYQYEWLEIERAREYSSITVTVEGLSGYGPFVAIVGSGYDDYVDTGKGGLVTLTFAPESNRGYVLLVGTQDDTRNQNYLLTISGTPRLDDPDYNLP from the coding sequence ATGACTGCCGCCCCATCCGACGGGACCGCTGACGCCGATGATGCCTGCCACCCGCGCCCGCCGGGCCATTCCCGGGTCGGGGTGGAGACCCAGCCCTTGTCATCCGTCCGGGGCGGGCGGCGCGCCCTGGTAGGCCTCCTGGCCCTCCTTACGGGCGTCTGCGCCCTTGCCGGTCCTGAACCTGCAGTATCGATCCGGACGCCGGTGGCTGAGCCGATTATCGGCGGTGGACCGGCCGCCCCGGGCGAGTTCCCCTGGATGGTCGCCTTGATCGACCGCGGGTCGACCCTGAACTCCGAACGCCAGTTCTGCGGCGGTGTTCTGATCGGCCCGACCTGGGTGCTCACCGCCGCCCACTGCGTCGACTCAATCCCCCTGAACGGCTTCCTCGTAGCCCTCGGGGAGACCAACTTGAACGCTTCCCCGCGGCTGGCCCGCGCCAAACTTGTCTTCGTTCATCCCGACCATCATCACCGGGTCTCCCTGGGCGCCGATATCGCCCTGATCCAGCTTTCGGTCCCGGTCGATGACATCGGCCCGCTCACCCTCCGCCGACCGGAGGATCCGCCGGTCCTGCCCGGGACGGGAACCATCCTTGGCTGGGGCCGCACCACGACCGATCCCGAAGACCAGACGCGTACCGCCCATCTCCAGGTCGTGGACGTTCCGATCCATCCGCTCGACAGCGCGATCCTGGTTGAAGCCGGACTGGACGACCTGCCGCCTGGATACATCCCTGTTGGAGGCTTCGATCCGCCGGCCGATTCGGCGCAGGGCGACAGCGGCGGGCCGCTCCTGATCCGGGACGGCGAAACCGGCGACTGGCTGCTGGCCGGGATTGACAGCTACGGCGGCCGGCCCACTTCGGACAGCCGAAACGGATTGTCCGTCTACACCGACGTCGCCCACCACGCCGGCTGGATCGAGGGGATCACCGGCTCGGCGCCCTCGGCCCCGCGCGTCGAAGTCGACGGATTTCCGTTCCTCGGCGACCAGCTTGCCACCACTGAGGCGACCCCTCCCTCGTTCAGGCTCTGGCCCTTCGCTCCCGGCTGCCTTCAGGAAATCGAGTTCTCCGACGACCTGCGTGACTGGCACCGGTTCAGTTTTGCGATGCGCGACGCCCCCGACTACCGGTTCGAGGCGGACGGCGGCATCATTGTCGACCCCGCCCGTCTCTTCAACCTGAGCGGTCGCGTCTTCGTCCGCGACACCCGAAACCCGGCATCGGCCGTCCGCACCGGAGCCTTTCCCCTCCGGCCCCACGTGGTCACCCGGGGGACGAGCCGGAGCACCGCGGCCTCCCTCGGCCAGAACCAGGTCACCTACCGGCTGGCGGGTTTCGAAGCCGGCCGGCCCTACATCATCTCCTGGAACGAACCTGACATCCAATCCAGCAACATCCGGTTCCAGGTGGAAACCAAGGGCCTGCTCAAGGACATCCCGTCGGTGATCGGCGAGACCCTCGAAGCGCAGATCGCCTTCCTTGCGGAGGCCGGCTCCGGCTACTGGCTGACCGTGTCCGGCCTCAACCCGCACCAGGATCAGGAGTTCTCGCTCTACGCACGCGAGGACACGGCGATCGGGGTGGTGGTGGACGCGTGGCAGAACGGCTCCCTTGAGGCTTCCGACACTCCGAGGGCGGGTGCCGACGTGGTGATGGACGTGTTTCGGTTCACCGGACTGACACCCGGGGAATACCGGATTGAGCTCTACTCTGAGTTCGATGCCGAAATGGAGGTGGTCGACCGGCGGACCGGCGGACGGCGCGGCTACTTCGACGAGGAGGTGGGGGGTAAGACGGAATCCTTTATCGCCGACTGGCTCGACCTGGCGGAGTCGGATTTCCGTATCCGGAATTTCGATGCGGGGGTCTACGGCGCCTACCGGTTCCGGATCACTCCCCAATCCAACACCGACACTGTCGATGTCGGATCGGACCGGCAGCGGGCCGTGACCGGCCGGGACGCCTCGGTCTCCGACGACAGGGGGAGGGTCTACCAGTACGAGTGGCTCGAGATCGAGCGGGCCCGGGAGTATTCAAGCATCACGGTCACGGTTGAAGGACTCAGCGGCTACGGTCCATTTGTCGCGATCGTCGGCAGCGGCTACGACGATTACGTGGACACGGGCAAGGGTGGTCTCGTCACCCTGACCTTCGCGCCCGAATCCAACCGGGGCTACGTGCTCCTCGTCGGCACCCAGGACGACACCCGCAACCAGAACTACCTGTTGACGATAAGCGGGACGCCCCGCCTGGACGATCCCGACTACAACCTGCCCTGA
- a CDS encoding alkaline phosphatase D family protein: MLDKLLNRNLLSRRRFILAGASIAAAPLLRSRVFDPIGEPEGGLFSLGVASGDPLSDGFVLWTRLAPRPNEPGGGMSPEPVEVSWEVAEDESMNRIVRKGIAVAEAAWAHSVHVEIAGLPSDRWFWYRFRAGPEVSPTGRTRTLPREGALPERLNFAFASCQKYEMGYYTAYEHMAREDLDLVVFLGDYIYEDEDSSKGVRPHGLEAIRTLDDYRLRYAVYKSDRALQKAHAMAPWIVTWDDHEVENDYAGDVPKRPEDYSESAFLQRRADAYRAYYEHMPLRSTARPSGPDLTLYRRFDYGRLARFHVLDTRQYRSNQPSGPRRQPFSPALEDPTVTMLGTEQRLWLADGLSHSPAIWNILAQQVLMAPVDLEPGSETSFDVDKWSGYGNERRWLLSYLREANVSNPVVLTGDLHENWANELWIDADQDVTDPVAVELVGTSISSSGNGVGEPDYLAELLAENPWVKFHNDRRGYVRCRVTPAEWRVDFQTVPYIDRRGAPLETSASFLVASGDSHLHRAPGGPYPPE; encoded by the coding sequence ATGCTCGACAAGCTGTTGAATCGAAACCTTCTCAGCCGGCGCAGGTTTATCCTGGCCGGAGCCTCAATTGCCGCCGCCCCGCTGCTTCGCTCCCGGGTTTTCGATCCCATCGGGGAGCCTGAAGGCGGGCTCTTTTCACTTGGGGTGGCTTCGGGTGATCCCCTGTCGGACGGTTTTGTGCTCTGGACCCGGTTGGCTCCGCGGCCAAACGAGCCAGGCGGAGGCATGTCACCCGAGCCCGTCGAGGTCAGCTGGGAAGTGGCTGAGGATGAATCGATGAACCGCATCGTCCGGAAAGGCATCGCTGTGGCCGAGGCGGCCTGGGCGCATTCCGTTCACGTCGAGATCGCGGGGCTCCCGTCCGATCGGTGGTTCTGGTACCGGTTTCGGGCCGGCCCCGAGGTCAGCCCCACGGGAAGAACTCGAACGCTTCCCCGGGAGGGTGCCCTGCCTGAGCGGCTCAACTTCGCCTTCGCTTCCTGCCAAAAATACGAGATGGGCTATTACACAGCCTATGAGCACATGGCGCGCGAGGATCTCGATCTGGTGGTCTTTCTGGGCGATTATATTTATGAGGATGAGGACTCCTCCAAGGGGGTCAGGCCCCATGGGCTGGAAGCCATCCGCACCCTGGACGACTATCGGTTGCGCTACGCCGTCTACAAATCGGACCGGGCACTGCAGAAGGCCCACGCCATGGCTCCGTGGATTGTGACCTGGGACGACCACGAAGTTGAGAACGACTACGCGGGCGATGTTCCGAAACGCCCCGAGGATTATTCAGAATCCGCATTCCTGCAAAGGCGCGCCGACGCCTACCGTGCCTACTACGAACATATGCCGCTCAGGTCGACGGCGAGGCCGTCCGGACCGGATTTGACGCTCTACCGGCGGTTCGACTATGGACGGCTCGCGCGATTCCACGTTCTTGATACGCGCCAGTATCGGTCCAATCAGCCGAGCGGGCCGAGAAGGCAGCCGTTCAGTCCGGCGCTGGAAGACCCGACCGTCACCATGCTGGGAACCGAACAGCGCCTCTGGCTGGCCGATGGGCTCTCCCATTCTCCGGCCATCTGGAACATCCTCGCCCAGCAGGTCCTGATGGCCCCGGTTGATCTGGAACCCGGCTCCGAGACCTCTTTCGACGTGGACAAGTGGTCGGGCTACGGAAACGAACGGCGGTGGCTTCTGTCCTATCTGCGGGAGGCGAATGTCTCCAATCCGGTGGTCCTGACCGGCGATCTCCATGAGAATTGGGCCAATGAACTCTGGATTGACGCCGATCAGGATGTCACGGACCCTGTGGCGGTCGAACTGGTCGGGACGTCAATCAGCTCGAGTGGCAACGGGGTGGGGGAGCCGGACTACCTGGCGGAACTTCTGGCCGAAAATCCCTGGGTCAAGTTTCACAACGACCGACGGGGATATGTCCGCTGCAGGGTGACACCCGCGGAATGGCGGGTCGACTTCCAGACGGTGCCGTATATCGACAGGCGTGGCGCCCCGCTCGAAACAAGCGCGTCATTCCTGGTCGCGAGTGGTGACTCCCATCTGCATCGGGCGCCGGGTGGCCCGTACCCGCCTGAATGA
- a CDS encoding phytanoyl-CoA dioxygenase family protein produces MVDGINHRGRRYFIGNLYRLSQRMREFIFSPMMAEIAQAALGPDVFLFNEQWVVKNAEQGMKFSWHQDSGYVKRSHPDVAHPPYLTCWVTLDDVSEANGTAYILPHSRGGTADKIVEHIEEPGTHDLVGYTGDDPGDPVIAPAGSIACFTSYTLHRSGPNLTKRMRRIYLPQYASAPIGGDEIKKWAMAVPFVKDGKIIYDADNDLAETYGPFPSKRLS; encoded by the coding sequence ATGGTGGATGGGATCAATCATCGAGGTCGCCGATACTTCATTGGCAACCTCTATCGGTTGAGCCAGCGGATGCGGGAGTTCATTTTCAGTCCCATGATGGCGGAAATTGCCCAAGCCGCCCTCGGTCCCGATGTGTTCTTGTTCAATGAACAATGGGTCGTCAAGAATGCGGAGCAGGGAATGAAGTTCAGTTGGCATCAAGACAGCGGCTACGTGAAACGCAGCCATCCCGACGTCGCACACCCTCCGTATCTGACTTGCTGGGTCACGCTCGATGATGTGAGTGAGGCCAATGGCACGGCCTATATCCTCCCACATTCCCGTGGTGGCACGGCGGATAAGATCGTGGAACACATCGAGGAACCCGGCACGCATGATCTGGTGGGCTACACCGGCGACGATCCCGGAGATCCCGTGATTGCTCCCGCCGGCAGTATCGCCTGTTTCACGAGTTACACCCTGCATCGCAGCGGCCCCAATCTGACAAAGCGGATGCGCCGCATTTATCTGCCGCAGTATGCCTCGGCCCCGATTGGTGGAGATGAAATCAAGAAGTGGGCCATGGCCGTGCCATTTGTGAAAGATGGCAAGATCATCTATGATGCCGACAATGACCTGGCGGAGACTTACGGCCCGTTTCCTTCCAAGAGGCTGTCTTGA
- a CDS encoding alpha/beta hydrolase → MPAPRRFIIRLMSLAALSLLPGCVSLTPYREAVAALPGDQLVEVDGRRVHVEVTGAGRPVVLLHGFAASTFSFQKLAPLLAEHHRVVAIDLNGFGFTERPARTEPYTPDGQVRMVLSVLDHLGVGQATVVGHSYGAALAMVLAADFPDRVDRLVLISPAAEFEKPPWYLRVAPGRLLAYGMVRALLSSPDRFRRTLGMAYHRKDLLTSEIAEAYRERLLIEGLGDAFRGFGAAMQAPGDSPCPSNAFRRPLWSSRVATTQWSGSSPAGASPKPCRRRTSSSSSSAATRRPRRSPKPWPRPSSITFRTPRLPFRRLEASPCLRISSAPAVGTQRHYRQHWKETVA, encoded by the coding sequence ATGCCCGCGCCTCGCCGCTTCATCATCCGACTCATGAGTCTGGCCGCCCTCTCCCTGCTTCCCGGCTGCGTCTCGCTGACCCCCTACCGTGAGGCCGTTGCCGCGCTTCCCGGCGACCAGCTTGTCGAGGTCGATGGACGGCGGGTCCACGTCGAGGTGACCGGGGCGGGCCGACCGGTCGTCCTTCTGCACGGCTTCGCCGCCTCCACCTTTTCCTTTCAAAAGCTGGCGCCCCTGCTGGCGGAGCACCACCGGGTGGTGGCGATCGACCTCAACGGGTTCGGGTTCACCGAACGCCCGGCCCGGACGGAGCCCTACACGCCGGACGGCCAGGTCCGGATGGTCCTTTCGGTCCTCGACCACCTGGGCGTCGGGCAGGCCACCGTCGTCGGCCATTCCTACGGCGCCGCCCTCGCGATGGTCCTGGCCGCGGACTTCCCCGACCGGGTCGACCGCCTCGTCCTGATCAGCCCGGCCGCCGAATTCGAGAAGCCACCCTGGTACCTGCGCGTCGCACCGGGACGGCTGCTCGCCTACGGGATGGTCCGCGCCCTCCTTTCCAGCCCGGACCGCTTCCGGCGCACGCTCGGGATGGCCTACCATCGAAAAGACCTCCTCACCTCGGAAATTGCCGAGGCCTACCGGGAACGTCTCCTGATCGAGGGCCTCGGCGACGCGTTCCGCGGCTTCGGCGCGGCCATGCAGGCACCCGGGGATTCACCCTGCCCTTCGAACGCATTCCGGCGCCCACTCTGGTCGTCGCGGGTCGCCACGACGCAGTGGTCGGGGTCGAGCCCTGCCGGCGCGTCGCCGAAACCCTGCCGCAGGCGCACCTCATCATCCTCGAGCAGTGCGGCCACTCGGCGCCCGAGGAGGAGCCCGAAGCCCTGGCCGCGGCCATCCTCGATCACCTTTCGAACCCCCCGTCTCCCCTTCCGCCGACTTGAGGCATCACCCTGCCTACGAATCTCCAGCGCACCAGCAGTGGGGACGCAAAGGCATTACCGGCAGCATTGGAAAGAAACTGTAGCATAA
- a CDS encoding DUF2214 family protein — translation MTADILVRYLHFASILTLVAAVAAQHWGLQPRLTRLQLARLQRIDLVYGISAVIVLVTGLLQWFVVGKPASFYSPNGIFHLKITLFLLVGLISIYPSVFFGRQRKGEPSDEVAIPASLIWSVRLELILLFAMPLLATLMARGIGLST, via the coding sequence ATGACTGCCGACATCCTGGTACGCTACCTCCACTTCGCTTCGATCCTCACCCTGGTGGCCGCGGTGGCCGCCCAGCACTGGGGTCTGCAGCCGCGGCTCACGCGTCTGCAGCTCGCGCGCCTGCAGCGGATCGACCTGGTCTACGGGATAAGCGCGGTCATCGTATTGGTCACCGGCCTGCTGCAGTGGTTCGTGGTCGGCAAGCCCGCCTCCTTCTACTCCCCCAACGGCATCTTTCACCTGAAGATCACCCTCTTCCTCCTCGTCGGGCTGATCTCGATCTACCCGAGCGTCTTCTTCGGTCGCCAGCGCAAGGGCGAACCCTCCGACGAGGTCGCCATCCCGGCTTCCTTGATCTGGAGCGTCCGGCTCGAGCTGATCCTGCTCTTCGCCATGCCGCTGCTCGCCACTCTGATGGCCCGCGGGATCGGCCTGTCGACCTGA
- a CDS encoding CoA-binding protein has protein sequence MPSFASPILTGATGKSLPVPAGDRGFPDQRNPGGRFVFPPGKLEPGGPGRLFSIRRHGGKKESKIMTDGSFEKRVREFLGKKRIAIWGVETGKPAPGEWVARKLGKRGAEVIAVNPAFADDPAADRASSLTRIDPPVEAVLLYVDPPQVTEAVEDCIAARVPFVWLHDAMSPGAATAEAIERLRGAGAIVIPGLCPMLYLKPADPAHFCLRWVLRMKGKEQRVRSETL, from the coding sequence GTGCCCTCTTTCGCCTCTCCCATTCTGACCGGAGCCACCGGCAAGTCATTGCCCGTTCCGGCAGGAGATCGTGGCTTTCCCGACCAGAGGAATCCGGGAGGACGCTTCGTCTTCCCCCCGGGAAAGCTTGAACCGGGCGGGCCTGGCCGGCTATTCTCGATCCGCCGCCACGGCGGCAAAAAGGAGAGCAAGATCATGACGGACGGTTCATTCGAGAAACGGGTCCGGGAATTCCTCGGCAAAAAACGCATCGCGATCTGGGGCGTGGAGACGGGCAAGCCGGCTCCCGGGGAATGGGTGGCCCGGAAGTTGGGCAAGCGGGGAGCCGAGGTGATCGCGGTAAACCCCGCATTCGCCGACGACCCTGCGGCAGACCGCGCCTCGTCGCTCACCCGGATCGACCCACCGGTCGAGGCCGTGCTTCTCTATGTCGATCCCCCGCAGGTCACCGAGGCGGTCGAGGACTGCATCGCCGCCCGCGTCCCCTTCGTCTGGCTCCACGATGCGATGAGCCCCGGCGCCGCTACGGCCGAAGCCATCGAGCGGCTGCGCGGCGCCGGGGCCATCGTCATTCCCGGGCTGTGTCCGATGCTCTATCTCAAACCGGCCGATCCCGCCCACTTCTGCCTTCGCTGGGTCCTGCGCATGAAGGGCAAGGAGCAGCGCGTCCGAAGCGAGACGCTCTGA
- a CDS encoding methylenetetrahydrofolate reductase: protein MTTDAQIRWTLEVVPAHADRVSVARGLVDEVFVTMIPGSEIRAILTAIETIAGQGFAPVPHIAAREFRSEAELDTFLEGIRSLGIAKALVLAGGIGRPAGPFTESLDVLRTRAFERSGLRTVGVAGHPEGNPADPDPRRSLERKLGFLHAAGIEVEIVTQWSFSPENVTTYIEDLRRTGINETVAVGVAGPASLKTLLKYAKTCGVSAATEVLKKQGFNLGRLLVSNKPEAFVAAVRGTRRFHLYPFGGLEKCARWLEEQKARSAGVRGAE from the coding sequence ATGACGACTGACGCGCAGATCCGCTGGACCCTTGAGGTCGTGCCCGCCCACGCCGACCGGGTTTCGGTCGCACGCGGCCTGGTCGACGAGGTCTTCGTGACCATGATACCGGGTTCCGAAATCCGGGCGATCCTCACGGCAATCGAGACCATCGCGGGCCAGGGTTTCGCACCGGTTCCGCACATCGCTGCGCGCGAATTCCGGAGCGAGGCCGAATTGGATACCTTCCTGGAAGGTATCCGCAGTCTTGGGATTGCCAAGGCGCTGGTCCTGGCCGGCGGCATTGGTCGTCCGGCCGGCCCCTTCACGGAAAGCCTCGATGTCCTGCGGACCCGGGCGTTCGAACGCTCGGGACTCAGGACCGTGGGCGTGGCAGGCCATCCCGAGGGCAATCCCGCTGACCCGGATCCCCGCCGGAGCCTCGAGCGGAAACTGGGATTCCTGCACGCAGCCGGCATCGAGGTGGAAATCGTCACCCAGTGGAGCTTCTCTCCGGAAAACGTTACCACCTACATCGAGGACCTGCGCCGGACCGGGATCAACGAGACCGTGGCGGTCGGAGTGGCGGGTCCGGCCTCGCTCAAGACGCTCCTGAAGTATGCCAAGACCTGCGGGGTGTCCGCCGCGACGGAAGTCCTGAAGAAGCAGGGCTTCAATCTCGGACGGCTCCTGGTGTCGAACAAGCCCGAGGCCTTCGTCGCCGCGGTCCGGGGAACCCGCCGCTTTCACCTTTATCCGTTCGGGGGACTCGAGAAGTGCGCGCGTTGGCTGGAGGAGCAGAAAGCCAGGTCGGCCGGCGTCCGAGGGGCGGAGTAG